One genomic region from Rosa rugosa chromosome 1, drRosRugo1.1, whole genome shotgun sequence encodes:
- the LOC133728766 gene encoding uncharacterized protein LOC133728766 has protein sequence MADIELTAQPSDEPHVLKRDIVQFKPERDSANDDIRNALLVVSTLIAAATFAAGVNPPGGVWQDNDNTHVAGQSVLASYSKDSFTMFLFSNTAAFSSSTIVILFLVSNFPFYLEIWIAMAGMIFTYGVSISSVSSKGNIKSGYTYKKKDAEVYSQNYFAGISGFATMSFNLFI, from the coding sequence ATGGCTGATATTGAATTGACTGCACAGCCATCTGATGAACCTCATGTTCTGAAACGCGATATTGTCCAGTTCAAGCCAGAACGAGACTCGGCAAATGATGACATAAGAAATGCTCTGTTAGTGGTCTCCACCCTGATCGCTGCCGCAACCTTTGCGGCCGGAGTGAACCCTCCCGGTGGGGTTTGGCAAGATAATGATAACACTCATGTTGCCGGCCAGTCAGTCTTAGCCTCTTACAGTAAAGATTCGTTCACAATGTTCCTTTTCTCGAACACAGCAGCGTTTTCTTCGTCTACAattgtgattttgtttcttGTCAGTAACTTTCCATTTTATCTGGAGATCTGGATAGCCATGGCCGGTATGATATTTACCTACGGCGTTTCAATTTCTTCTGTAAGCTCCAAGGGAAATATTAAGTCAGGCTACACGTACAAAAAAAAAGACGCGGAAGTTTATAGCCAAAACTACTTTGCTGGCATCTCCGGTTTTGCTACGATGtcctttaatttatttatttaa